A single region of the Blastopirellula marina genome encodes:
- a CDS encoding alpha/beta hydrolase, translated as MLKNLALCCLVLLLSCTAVWAGEGKKGPLWKDGAPGANGTEEKDIPTLTVFLPASEINTGCAIVVCPGGGYGGLATSHEGFDIANFWNERGVAAFMLEYRHAGRGYKHPIPLQDAQRAIRTVRARAEEYGVDPNRVGIQGFSAGGHLASSAITHFDAGNPEATDPIDRVSSRPDFAILCYPVIAFDQPYTHKGSQNNLLGKDADKELVQSMSSELQVTSDTPPTFLFHTTEDTAVPPANSVVFYMALIKNKVPAEMHVFEKGRHGLGLAKSTPGTGEWGNLAYLWLKNRGLLDAKK; from the coding sequence ATGCTGAAGAATCTTGCGCTGTGCTGTCTTGTTCTGCTTCTCTCGTGCACGGCCGTTTGGGCGGGCGAAGGTAAGAAAGGACCGCTCTGGAAAGATGGTGCCCCCGGTGCCAACGGAACCGAAGAAAAAGATATTCCCACGCTGACCGTCTTCCTGCCGGCATCCGAGATCAATACCGGCTGCGCCATCGTCGTTTGTCCTGGCGGCGGCTACGGCGGCCTGGCCACCAGCCACGAAGGGTTCGATATCGCCAACTTCTGGAACGAACGGGGCGTGGCCGCGTTCATGTTGGAATATCGCCATGCCGGTCGCGGCTACAAGCACCCCATTCCACTGCAAGACGCCCAGCGAGCGATCCGCACGGTGCGTGCTCGGGCTGAAGAATATGGTGTCGATCCAAACCGAGTGGGAATCCAAGGCTTCTCGGCTGGCGGTCACCTGGCTTCGTCGGCGATCACTCACTTCGATGCCGGCAATCCTGAAGCAACCGATCCGATCGACCGCGTCAGCAGCCGTCCCGATTTCGCCATTCTGTGTTACCCGGTGATCGCATTCGATCAGCCATACACCCACAAGGGCTCGCAAAATAACCTGCTGGGAAAAGACGCCGACAAAGAGTTGGTTCAATCGATGTCGAGCGAACTGCAGGTCACTTCCGATACGCCGCCGACGTTCCTGTTTCATACCACCGAAGATACCGCCGTCCCTCCGGCGAACAGCGTGGTCTTCTACATGGCTTTAATTAAGAACAAAGTCCCGGCCGAGATGCATGTGTTTGAAAAAGGTCGCCACGGCCTGGGTCTGGCCAAGTCGACCCCCGGCACCGGCGAATGGGGCAACCTGGCTTACCTGTGGTTGAAGAACCGCGGCCTGCTCGACGCGAAGAAGTAA
- a CDS encoding CBS domain-containing protein, whose translation MIVSPSFLTRGLETLVTFNPISVHEDDTLDELLERLYTTGFHHWPVVDEQQHVIGMISDQDIVRAATERYIANTSVEQCRKNYQVRIGSFMKRRVKTIDHLACPREALNQILEQGVHCLPVTKEGALWGMITTTDFIREFAYSSHMVGDVAIKEVYDSEPLLVEIDTSVEDVRKLFIEKGLSYVMVAQGQSPLGVITARDLRRHCCRQMARTLYDGQLGDTGIAIDLVKTTSCLKRTCNLGLAATMMYEQQINAVMVCPREEEYFGVITEDHVLRRIYDVEQAALQLETAGVSL comes from the coding sequence ATGATCGTCAGTCCATCGTTTTTGACACGCGGATTGGAAACGCTCGTTACGTTTAATCCAATCAGCGTTCATGAAGACGACACACTCGATGAGCTACTCGAGCGGCTCTACACGACCGGCTTTCACCATTGGCCGGTTGTCGATGAACAGCAGCACGTTATCGGTATGATCTCGGATCAAGATATCGTCCGCGCCGCGACCGAGCGCTACATTGCCAACACTTCGGTCGAACAATGCCGTAAGAACTACCAGGTACGTATCGGTAGTTTTATGAAACGGCGCGTAAAAACGATCGATCACCTGGCGTGCCCTCGCGAGGCTTTGAACCAGATCCTCGAGCAAGGCGTTCACTGCTTGCCGGTCACCAAAGAGGGTGCCCTGTGGGGAATGATAACGACGACCGACTTCATTCGCGAGTTCGCTTACAGCTCGCATATGGTCGGTGATGTTGCCATAAAAGAGGTCTACGACAGTGAACCACTGCTGGTCGAAATCGATACGTCCGTCGAAGACGTACGCAAGTTGTTTATCGAAAAAGGGCTCTCGTACGTGATGGTCGCTCAGGGGCAAAGCCCGCTGGGGGTCATCACGGCCCGCGATCTTCGCCGGCACTGCTGCCGTCAGATGGCACGCACACTCTACGATGGGCAACTGGGAGACACCGGTATCGCCATCGACCTGGTGAAGACGACCAGTTGCCTGAAGCGGACGTGCAACCTGGGCCTGGCCGCTACGATGATGTACGAGCAGCAGATCAATGCCGTGATGGTCTGCCCGCGCGAGGAAGAATACTTCGGCGTGATTACCGAAGACCACGTCTTGCGGCGCATCTACGACGTAGAACAAGCGGCCTTGCAACTGGAAACGGCTGGCGTTTCGCTCTAA
- a CDS encoding tetratricopeptide repeat protein produces the protein MSTALVLAVGLTWSAGRAPAAEAQEVIDQLLREGWQVGPDGMAAAREGTAAARRLQNADAMYAAGLALLRHHQYDEAAEVFQAAIEVDPKHYPSWRALIWIRTLQDKFDAALVQVQRLSKQLPPNELAAAEEANVLETVRLLGRLFGFYEGPRSGDVSAALVTRARDAIRPALVGQRQTEFDNNYQDVATLFTSSSTDQQDAKDDAKLKEQMEKQNNQQQLEIRRKQIQVDQQQATDQIDKLRSEWTQEEQRFAQLEVPLNISISQLESQQNVIRRELAILIDDVFRLTEERRQTNDPVRKDRLDREIFRLERLINDYERDLALVQAEGRRLVASRDVLRTSRLQTQQRFEAEIKQHADRKQDLERAEKRLTLETRRNNRPATGNSAKVRVLSAKTSSIRTYYDFPLEVERLTLLGR, from the coding sequence TTGTCGACTGCTCTCGTTCTCGCTGTCGGCCTGACATGGTCGGCTGGCCGTGCCCCTGCTGCGGAAGCGCAAGAGGTGATCGATCAACTGCTGCGCGAAGGTTGGCAGGTCGGTCCCGATGGAATGGCCGCTGCCCGCGAAGGAACCGCGGCGGCGCGTCGGCTTCAAAATGCCGATGCGATGTATGCCGCCGGTCTGGCACTGTTGCGACATCATCAGTACGACGAGGCGGCCGAAGTCTTTCAGGCCGCGATCGAGGTCGATCCGAAGCACTATCCCAGCTGGCGAGCCCTTATCTGGATTCGCACGCTGCAAGATAAATTCGACGCGGCGCTGGTTCAGGTGCAGCGTCTGTCGAAGCAACTTCCCCCCAACGAACTGGCCGCCGCCGAGGAAGCGAACGTGCTGGAAACGGTTCGCCTGTTGGGGCGGTTGTTCGGCTTCTACGAAGGCCCTCGCTCTGGTGACGTTTCCGCGGCGCTGGTTACGCGGGCCCGCGATGCCATTCGCCCTGCCCTGGTGGGGCAGCGTCAGACTGAGTTCGACAACAACTATCAAGACGTCGCCACGCTGTTCACTTCATCGTCAACCGACCAGCAAGATGCCAAGGACGACGCCAAGCTGAAAGAGCAAATGGAGAAGCAAAACAACCAGCAGCAACTGGAGATCCGCCGCAAGCAGATCCAGGTCGATCAGCAACAGGCCACCGATCAGATCGATAAGCTTCGCAGCGAATGGACGCAGGAAGAACAGCGCTTTGCCCAGTTGGAAGTCCCGCTGAACATCTCTATATCGCAGCTCGAGTCGCAGCAGAATGTCATTCGCCGAGAATTGGCGATCTTGATCGACGACGTCTTTCGCTTGACTGAAGAGCGGCGTCAGACGAACGACCCGGTACGGAAGGACCGATTAGATCGCGAGATCTTCCGGCTTGAACGATTGATCAACGACTACGAACGGGACCTGGCCCTGGTCCAGGCCGAAGGACGTCGATTGGTAGCCAGTCGTGATGTTCTGCGAACAAGTCGCTTGCAAACGCAGCAGCGGTTCGAGGCCGAGATCAAGCAGCATGCCGATCGAAAGCAAGACTTGGAACGAGCCGAGAAACGACTCACGCTAGAGACACGCCGCAATAACCGACCAGCCACCGGTAATTCAGCCAAGGTGCGTGTTCTGTCGGCGAAAACATCCAGTATTCGCACCTACTACGACTTCCCCTTGGAAGTCGAACGGCTGACCTTGCTAGGACGTTAG
- a CDS encoding phytanoyl-CoA dioxygenase family protein produces MARDWSELHELATDLFAWPTDAAGWEQYRLTPEQVEFFNEQGYLPGVKILDDQQIETLRSELAEFFEADHPGHELWYEYHTNESTTPETVLFHALGAWRLRPAFHDILWAPGFVMAASQLLGGPVRFWHDQLFCKPARHGGVVAWHQDYSYWTRTKPIAHLTCWIGLDDATNDNGCVQYIPGSHKWDLLPITGLAGNMEAIREVLTDDQWEQFQHPVGAELKAGEATFHHPLMVHGSFENRIDRPRRATVINAFRDGVVSDKNEELLTGVPPIAQGQKMEGQFFPLLFDPASIV; encoded by the coding sequence ATGGCCCGCGACTGGTCTGAACTGCATGAACTCGCCACCGATTTGTTTGCCTGGCCCACCGATGCCGCAGGCTGGGAGCAATATCGGCTTACGCCGGAGCAAGTCGAATTCTTTAACGAACAAGGCTACCTGCCCGGCGTGAAGATCTTGGACGACCAACAAATCGAAACGCTCCGCAGCGAACTGGCCGAGTTCTTCGAAGCCGATCATCCCGGGCACGAGCTGTGGTACGAATACCACACCAACGAATCGACCACGCCTGAAACGGTCCTGTTTCATGCCCTGGGTGCCTGGCGTTTGCGACCGGCATTCCACGATATTCTGTGGGCCCCGGGCTTTGTGATGGCGGCCAGTCAACTGCTGGGCGGCCCGGTTCGTTTCTGGCACGATCAGTTGTTCTGCAAGCCGGCCAGACATGGGGGCGTGGTGGCCTGGCATCAAGATTATTCGTATTGGACACGTACCAAGCCGATCGCGCACTTGACCTGCTGGATCGGGCTGGACGATGCCACCAACGACAACGGCTGCGTGCAGTACATCCCTGGCAGTCACAAGTGGGACCTCCTGCCGATCACCGGCCTGGCTGGCAATATGGAAGCCATCCGCGAGGTACTGACCGACGATCAGTGGGAACAGTTTCAGCATCCGGTGGGTGCCGAGCTGAAAGCAGGCGAAGCGACGTTCCATCATCCGTTGATGGTGCATGGCTCGTTTGAAAATCGCATCGATCGCCCGCGCCGCGCGACGGTGATCAATGCATTCCGCGATGGTGTCGTCAGCGATAAAAACGAAGAACTGCTGACCGGTGTTCCCCCAATTGCGCAAGGTCAGAAGATGGAAGGCCAGTTCTTTCCGCTGCTGTTCGACCCGGCCTCGATAGTCTAA
- a CDS encoding TraR/DksA C4-type zinc finger protein: protein MLKEISCPDCHWHRLVGTAEKLRLLHQVGMLRREENPDQAIIEELFQRSSRKLTCGECGRVGLRIDFPRDEEEDWGDGRVCEQCRKTIPAERLEIFPDTKICVACQQKDDDGHDDTQPDFCPRCGEIMISGTSRGGGLTRYRLRCPRCG from the coding sequence ATGCTGAAAGAGATTAGCTGCCCCGATTGTCACTGGCACCGATTGGTCGGAACGGCCGAGAAACTCCGCCTATTGCACCAGGTGGGGATGCTCCGCCGCGAAGAAAACCCCGATCAGGCGATCATCGAAGAGCTTTTCCAACGCAGCAGCCGCAAGCTGACCTGCGGCGAGTGTGGCCGGGTTGGCCTACGGATTGATTTCCCTCGCGACGAAGAGGAAGACTGGGGAGATGGCCGCGTCTGCGAGCAATGTCGCAAGACGATTCCGGCCGAACGGCTCGAGATCTTCCCCGATACCAAGATCTGCGTCGCCTGCCAGCAAAAGGATGACGACGGCCACGACGATACCCAGCCCGATTTTTGTCCTCGGTGCGGAGAGATTATGATATCTGGCACCTCCCGCGGCGGCGGACTGACCCGCTATCGTTTGCGCTGCCCTCGTTGCGGCTGA
- a CDS encoding DUF1080 domain-containing protein — protein MSMRSFLSLFCCLAVASVACGQEFKSGIEWPEPKVITPGEKPSDAPSDAIVLIGADGMSAWEGGEKWKFEDGVATAAKGGISTKQKFGDIQLHMEWASPDVVKGTGQGRGNSGVFLMNHYEIQVLDSYENETYFDGQAGAVYKQSPPMVNAMKKPGQWNTYDIVFTKPVRNEKGDVVAPARITVIHNGVVVQNSYPIRGSTNWHKPPAYDRHKDAESISLQFHGNPVRFRNMWVREIQPIEPTFVPEDTEMVRWRADWSNEKITAAPAKESEATAEAEAPKTEAPKEEAKKEEKPE, from the coding sequence ATGTCGATGCGTAGTTTTCTTTCCCTGTTTTGTTGCCTGGCAGTGGCTTCGGTTGCCTGCGGCCAAGAGTTCAAAAGCGGTATCGAATGGCCCGAGCCGAAGGTGATCACCCCCGGCGAGAAGCCTTCGGACGCCCCGTCGGATGCGATCGTACTGATCGGTGCTGATGGCATGTCGGCCTGGGAAGGTGGCGAAAAGTGGAAGTTTGAAGACGGTGTCGCCACGGCTGCCAAGGGGGGCATCAGCACCAAACAAAAGTTCGGTGACATCCAACTACACATGGAATGGGCCTCCCCGGATGTCGTTAAAGGAACCGGCCAGGGACGCGGCAACAGCGGCGTGTTTCTGATGAATCACTACGAGATCCAGGTGCTCGATTCGTACGAGAACGAAACGTACTTCGATGGCCAGGCGGGTGCCGTTTACAAGCAGTCGCCGCCGATGGTCAACGCGATGAAGAAGCCAGGCCAGTGGAACACGTACGACATCGTCTTCACCAAGCCTGTCCGCAACGAAAAGGGAGACGTCGTCGCTCCGGCTCGCATCACGGTGATTCATAACGGCGTGGTGGTGCAAAACAGCTACCCGATCCGCGGCAGCACCAACTGGCACAAGCCGCCGGCCTACGATCGCCACAAGGATGCCGAAAGCATCAGTCTGCAGTTCCACGGCAACCCGGTCCGCTTCCGTAACATGTGGGTCCGCGAGATTCAGCCGATCGAACCGACCTTCGTGCCGGAAGACACCGAAATGGTCCGCTGGCGTGCCGACTGGTCGAACGAAAAGATCACCGCCGCTCCCGCGAAGGAAAGCGAAGCAACGGCCGAGGCAGAAGCCCCCAAGACCGAAGCGCCGAAGGAAGAAGCGAAGAAGGAAGAGAAGCCGGAGTAA
- a CDS encoding acyl-CoA desaturase yields the protein MSIVTENETNSLLGESNLTKERPSKNKKSDPNKPRHSKPYAQRFRHGGAWPIIGWIGLIHLGALAAPFCFTWSGLIAAVVLFYLTGCIGVTLGFHRYLTHAGFKTTKPVKWTLAFIGQLSGEGSAIDWVSTHRKHHAHSDQEDDPHSPLDGGLWAHIIWLFPHHTGPEKDELHMRWGPDLRKDKVLWFLHKTFIFWHLALGFGLLALGYAIGGWYTGISMVVWGMFLRLTVLLHVTWFVNSATHMWGYRNYETTDKSTNLWWVGLLAFGEGWHNNHHAYPRMAVHGHKWWEFDLTWNVIRVLKTCGLVWDVVDYKQKTKDGTIKV from the coding sequence ATGTCGATCGTCACCGAAAACGAAACGAATTCGCTACTCGGTGAGAGCAATCTCACGAAAGAGCGACCTAGCAAGAATAAGAAATCCGATCCCAACAAGCCTCGCCATTCAAAGCCGTACGCTCAGCGTTTCCGCCACGGTGGTGCCTGGCCGATTATTGGCTGGATTGGTTTGATTCACCTGGGTGCCTTGGCGGCACCGTTCTGTTTCACCTGGAGCGGCCTGATTGCCGCCGTGGTGTTGTTCTACTTGACCGGCTGCATCGGCGTGACGCTGGGCTTCCACCGTTACCTGACCCATGCCGGCTTCAAGACCACCAAGCCAGTGAAGTGGACCTTGGCGTTCATCGGTCAACTCTCTGGCGAAGGCTCGGCCATCGACTGGGTTTCGACCCACCGTAAGCATCACGCTCATAGCGATCAGGAAGACGACCCGCACTCGCCGCTGGATGGTGGACTGTGGGCCCACATCATCTGGCTGTTCCCGCATCATACCGGTCCTGAAAAGGACGAACTGCACATGCGTTGGGGACCCGACCTGCGTAAAGACAAGGTGCTGTGGTTTTTGCACAAGACGTTCATCTTCTGGCACCTGGCACTCGGCTTCGGTCTGCTGGCTTTGGGCTACGCGATCGGCGGCTGGTACACCGGCATCTCGATGGTCGTATGGGGGATGTTCCTGCGATTGACGGTGCTGCTGCACGTGACCTGGTTCGTCAACTCGGCAACGCACATGTGGGGCTACCGCAACTACGAAACGACCGACAAGAGCACCAATTTGTGGTGGGTCGGTTTGTTGGCCTTCGGTGAAGGTTGGCACAACAATCACCACGCTTACCCACGCATGGCCGTGCATGGTCACAAGTGGTGGGAATTCGACCTGACCTGGAACGTTATCCGCGTCCTTAAGACGTGCGGCCTGGTCTGGGACGTGGTCGACTACAAGCAAAAGACCAAAGACGGCACGATCAAGGTTTAA
- a CDS encoding response regulator transcription factor codes for MKSNADTHILVVEDEEHLAIGIRYNLEAEGYQVSVAEDGRTALRIVEENPGRVDLVILDLMLPGMSGYAVCETLRSNGEDMPILILSARTLSEDRTRGFDVGADQYMMKPFDLDEFLSRVKNLLSLRRRRQPQNDVQEELVHQFSFGDVEIDFDSFQAFVSGKPIRLTQLESKLLHYFVSHPNRIIPKGELLREVWEMPANVSTRAPDQFIARLRKMFEKDKSKPKHFITIRDAGYQFIPDGEVTKPEEEKKPSSDESESPEE; via the coding sequence ATGAAATCGAACGCCGACACGCACATTCTGGTGGTAGAAGATGAAGAGCATCTGGCCATCGGCATACGCTATAACCTGGAAGCGGAAGGATACCAGGTCTCGGTTGCGGAAGATGGCCGCACGGCGCTACGGATCGTGGAAGAAAACCCGGGTCGCGTCGACCTGGTGATCCTCGACCTGATGCTGCCAGGCATGAGTGGTTACGCCGTCTGCGAAACGCTGCGAAGTAACGGCGAGGATATGCCGATCCTCATTCTCAGTGCTCGCACGCTTTCCGAAGATCGTACCCGCGGGTTCGATGTCGGGGCCGATCAGTACATGATGAAACCGTTCGACTTGGACGAGTTTCTCAGCCGCGTGAAGAACCTCTTGTCGCTACGCAGGCGACGACAACCGCAAAACGATGTCCAGGAAGAACTCGTCCATCAGTTCAGCTTTGGCGACGTCGAGATCGACTTCGACAGCTTCCAGGCATTCGTCAGCGGCAAACCGATTCGTCTGACGCAGTTGGAATCGAAGCTGCTGCACTACTTCGTCAGCCACCCCAACCGCATCATCCCCAAGGGAGAACTGCTGCGAGAAGTGTGGGAGATGCCGGCGAACGTCTCGACCCGCGCGCCCGATCAGTTCATTGCCCGGCTGCGGAAGATGTTCGAGAAAGACAAGTCGAAGCCCAAACACTTCATTACCATCCGCGACGCCGGTTATCAGTTCATTCCCGATGGAGAAGTGACCAAGCCGGAAGAAGAGAAGAAGCCATCTTCCGACGAATCGGAGTCGCCGGAAGAGTAA
- a CDS encoding sensor histidine kinase → MSSRRTLSLPITIAVIMIVLLIALIVGWVLITVWGATENEQAAPLYWIFLPIGATFLAAILAGVIFYMVLSIKAINLSQRQANFIDSVTHELKSPIASLKLYLQTLNRRSIPPEKVGAFYETMLEDIERLDHLINHLLEAGRLDRRREDAEEGDVRLDKVLAGCAQYVALLYRLPPDTIKVKSVPCTVRGLHGDIEIIFRNLIDNAVKYSGKDPEVKILLRVKYNDEAVIEVTDNGPGIPLSQRRKIFGRFVRLGLELQREKPGTGLGLYLVRTLVRRMKGDVRVKDPPKGTGTVFVVTLPGAKTLEEAKAPEPVPA, encoded by the coding sequence ATGTCCAGCCGCCGCACCCTGAGTTTACCGATTACGATCGCCGTGATCATGATCGTGCTGTTGATTGCACTGATCGTGGGCTGGGTGTTGATCACGGTTTGGGGGGCGACCGAGAACGAACAGGCCGCCCCCCTGTACTGGATCTTTCTGCCGATCGGGGCGACCTTTCTGGCCGCGATTTTGGCAGGCGTGATCTTCTACATGGTGCTGTCGATCAAGGCGATCAATCTCAGCCAGCGGCAGGCCAACTTTATCGATAGTGTCACGCACGAACTGAAAAGCCCGATCGCTTCGCTCAAGCTCTATTTGCAAACGCTTAACCGCCGTTCGATACCGCCCGAAAAGGTAGGTGCGTTCTACGAGACGATGCTCGAAGATATCGAGCGGCTGGATCACCTGATCAATCACCTGCTGGAAGCCGGTCGGTTGGATCGGCGGCGGGAAGATGCCGAAGAAGGGGACGTCCGGCTCGATAAGGTGTTGGCCGGTTGTGCCCAGTACGTCGCCCTGCTGTATCGTTTGCCGCCAGATACCATCAAGGTGAAGTCGGTCCCCTGCACCGTTCGCGGGCTGCATGGCGATATCGAAATTATCTTCCGCAACTTAATTGACAACGCCGTGAAATATTCCGGCAAAGATCCCGAAGTAAAAATACTTCTCCGCGTAAAATACAACGACGAAGCGGTCATTGAAGTAACCGACAACGGGCCGGGGATTCCTTTGTCGCAGCGGCGGAAGATCTTCGGCCGCTTCGTGCGACTCGGCCTGGAGCTACAGCGCGAGAAGCCTGGCACCGGGCTGGGTTTGTACCTGGTGCGAACGCTCGTCCGTCGCATGAAGGGGGACGTCCGCGTTAAGGATCCACCGAAGGGAACCGGTACCGTGTTTGTCGTCACACTTCCGGGGGCCAAGACCTTAGAAGAAGCCAAAGCCCCTGAACCTGTGCCGGCGTAA
- a CDS encoding non-reducing end alpha-L-arabinofuranosidase family hydrolase yields the protein MNRLLSLILLLLMGATTNAQETFKLPKRWTYSAPLIAPEVRENAPSHAQKDPTVVYFDGKWHVFMTAKLEGRSVIEYCSFADWNDADKSARTILPVCESDYYCAPQVFYFTPHKKWYLIYQVGMPGQKKMMVAYSTTEDIADPNSWTKAAPIWDGGPNDPRPQGGLDFWIICDDTHAYLFYTTLNGKMWRSQAPIEQFPHGFEHCEVALEDKIFEASHTYRVQGQNKYLTLIEENGRRYFKAYVADRLDGKWTPLAATASNPFAAYSNIKPAEGVEPWTDNVSHGELIRAGHDQTLTIDPADMRFIFQGTWDKDKQGKAYGKFLWRIGMLTPIWEQAGPK from the coding sequence ATGAACCGTCTTCTCTCGCTGATACTGCTTCTATTGATGGGTGCGACCACCAACGCTCAAGAGACGTTCAAGCTACCCAAACGCTGGACGTACAGTGCTCCACTGATCGCTCCGGAAGTTCGCGAGAACGCCCCGAGCCATGCCCAGAAAGACCCGACGGTGGTCTATTTCGACGGCAAGTGGCACGTCTTCATGACGGCCAAATTGGAAGGGCGTTCGGTCATCGAGTACTGCTCGTTCGCCGATTGGAACGACGCCGATAAGTCTGCCCGCACTATTTTGCCGGTCTGCGAAAGTGACTACTACTGCGCTCCGCAGGTCTTCTACTTCACGCCGCATAAGAAGTGGTACCTCATCTACCAGGTGGGCATGCCGGGGCAAAAGAAGATGATGGTGGCCTACTCCACCACCGAAGACATCGCCGATCCCAATAGCTGGACCAAGGCCGCGCCCATTTGGGATGGCGGCCCGAATGATCCGCGGCCACAAGGGGGACTCGACTTCTGGATCATCTGCGACGATACCCACGCCTATCTTTTCTACACCACCCTCAACGGCAAGATGTGGCGATCACAGGCCCCGATCGAGCAGTTCCCCCACGGTTTCGAACACTGCGAGGTCGCCCTTGAGGACAAGATCTTCGAGGCCAGTCACACCTACCGCGTGCAGGGGCAAAACAAGTACCTGACCCTGATCGAGGAAAACGGCCGCCGTTATTTCAAAGCGTACGTGGCCGATCGCCTGGATGGCAAGTGGACGCCCCTTGCCGCGACCGCCAGCAATCCGTTTGCAGCGTACTCGAACATTAAGCCTGCCGAAGGTGTCGAACCATGGACCGACAACGTCAGCCATGGCGAACTGATCCGTGCCGGGCACGACCAGACGCTGACCATCGATCCGGCCGATATGCGGTTCATCTTTCAAGGGACGTGGGACAAAGACAAGCAAGGCAAAGCGTACGGCAAGTTCTTATGGCGGATCGGCATGCTGACGCCCATTTGGGAGCAGGCAGGTCCCAAGTGA